The Exiguobacterium mexicanum genome includes a window with the following:
- the trmD gene encoding tRNA (guanosine(37)-N1)-methyltransferase TrmD gives MKIDVLTLFPEMFAPLDHSIVGRARTLGHVEMAFTNFRDFSTNKHHKVDDYPYGGGAGMLLTPQPIFDAIDAIAKTRPRVIVTTPTGRRFDQRMAEEWASEEHLIFLCGHYEGFDQRIHDELATDEVSIGDFVMTGGELAAMVMIDATVRLIPEVLGDQASHEDDSFSTGLLEYPHYTRPADFRGLKVPDVLLSGNHANIETWRRERSLERTYRRRPELLEQIDLSKADKKFIESLRD, from the coding sequence ATGAAGATTGATGTCTTAACCTTATTCCCTGAGATGTTCGCCCCGCTCGATCATTCGATCGTCGGACGGGCGCGCACGCTCGGTCACGTCGAGATGGCGTTCACGAACTTCCGTGACTTCTCGACGAACAAGCACCACAAAGTCGACGATTATCCGTACGGGGGCGGGGCGGGCATGCTACTCACCCCGCAACCGATTTTTGACGCCATTGACGCGATCGCGAAGACGCGACCCCGTGTCATCGTCACGACACCGACCGGACGCCGTTTTGATCAACGAATGGCAGAAGAGTGGGCGTCCGAGGAACACCTTATCTTTTTGTGCGGTCATTATGAAGGGTTCGACCAACGGATCCATGACGAGCTTGCGACGGACGAAGTGTCAATCGGCGATTTCGTCATGACCGGCGGTGAGCTCGCGGCGATGGTCATGATCGATGCCACGGTGCGCCTCATCCCGGAAGTGCTCGGCGACCAGGCGAGCCACGAGGACGACTCGTTTTCGACGGGACTCCTCGAATATCCGCACTATACGCGTCCAGCCGACTTCCGGGGTCTCAAGGTACCGGACGTCCTCTTGTCGGGCAATCATGCCAACATCGAGACGTGGCGTCGTGAACGGTCACTTGAACGCACGTATCGACGGCGGCCGGAACTGCTCGAGCAAATCGACCTGTCGAAGGCGGATAAAAAATTCATTGAATCGTTGCGCGATTGA